A genomic window from Astatotilapia calliptera chromosome 12, fAstCal1.2, whole genome shotgun sequence includes:
- the LOC113033314 gene encoding dematin isoform X2: MMPKQQLAQTSPGSVLSLRGTSVPGSPAAAIVARVEDGVIGYKDLAALPRDKAILDIERPDLMIYQPHYSYSPLERSLSPRSISPPPSPENLSKETREWLESRSPGGSSPGSTIPSTRTHSTHTPSTPNTPTTPNAHSSGTVKSTVQHFHRPENGTNIYKKPPIYKQDVSSSSVPQGKHIEDLIIESSKFPAAQPPDPNQPSKIETDYWPCPPSLAVIEKEWKRKEQKVEEEEDGELDDELWGLRKLQKQELNKIQSNLGKIILKEELEKSAAPLRRKTRSLPERSHNAGSNASRSVYFPAPSKSGLSRLRSAEFSSSEKPAAGLQNGDSRMDRGNSLPSMLEHKVYPYEVLVVTHRGRSKLPPGVDRTQLERHLSQEEFFSVFGMSIEQFDRLSLWKRNDLKKKVCLF, from the exons ATGATGCCCAAG cagcAGCTGGCGCAGACGTCTCCGGGGAGTGTGTTGTCGCTCAGAGGCACCAGCGTCCCAGGATCCCCTGCTGCTGCCATCGTG GCCAGAGTGGAGGACGGGGTTATCGGCTATAAGGACTTGGCAGCCTTACCGAGAGACAAAGCCATCCTGGACATCGAGAGACCCGATCTGATGATCTACCAGCCGCACTACAGCTACAGTCCTCTGGAG AGGTCCTTGTCTCCTCGCTCcatctctcctcctccctccccagag aatcTGTCCAAGGAGACAAGGGAGTGGCTCGAGAGCCGATCACCTGGAGGGTCCTCGCCTGGTTCCACCATCCCGAGCACCAGAACCCACAGCACACACACCCCGTCAACGCCAAACACACCAACCACACCCAACGCACACTCGTCTGGTACTGTGAAGAGCACCGTGCAGCATTTCCACAGGCCAG aAAATGGTACCAACATCTACAAGAAGCCTCCCATCTACAAACAGG aTGTGTCGTCCTCTTCGGTCCCTCAGGGGAAACACATCGAGGATTTGATCATCGAGTCTTCAAAGTTTCCTGCAGCTCAGCCTCCAGACCCGAACCAGCCCTCCAAGATCGAGACCGACTACTGGCCCTGCCCCCCCTCGCTGGCCGTGATTG AAAAGGAATGGAAGAGGAAGGAGCAGAAAgtcgaggaggaggaggatggagagcTGGATGATGAGCTGTGGGGACTCAGAAAGCTTCAGAAGCAAGAGCTGAACAAG ATTCAGTCTAATCTGGGCAAAATCATCCTGAAGGAGGAGCTGGAGAAGTCTGCAGCGCCTCTGAGGAGGAAAACCCGCTCTTTACCAGAGCGCAGCCACAACGccg GGTCCAACGCCTCCAGGTCCGTGTATTTCCCAGCGCCCTCTAAGAGCGGCCTGTCCAGG ctgCGCTCGGCCGAGTTCAGCTCCTCGGAGAAACCTGCTGCAG gGCTTCAG aACGGGGACTCGAGGATGGACAGAGGGAACTCTCTCCCCAGCATGCTGGAGCACAAG GTTTATCCCTACGAGGTGCTGGTGGTGACTCACAGAGGACGCAGCAAACTGCCCCCCGGTGTGGATCGGACACAGCTGGAG AGGCACCTCTCTCAGGAGGAGTTCTTCAGTGTTTTCGGGATGTCCATCGAGCAGTTCGATCGCCTCTCCCTCTGGAAGAGGAACGACCTGAAAAAAAAGGTCTGTCTCTTCTGA
- the LOC113033314 gene encoding dematin isoform X3: MMPKQLAQTSPGSVLSLRGTSVPGSPAAAIVARVEDGVIGYKDLAALPRDKAILDIERPDLMIYQPHYSYSPLERSLSPRSISPPPSPENLSKETREWLESRSPGGSSPGSTIPSTRTHSTHTPSTPNTPTTPNAHSSGTVKSTVQHFHRPENGTNIYKKPPIYKQDVSSSSVPQGKHIEDLIIESSKFPAAQPPDPNQPSKIETDYWPCPPSLAVIAEKEWKRKEQKVEEEEDGELDDELWGLRKLQKQELNKIQSNLGKIILKEELEKSAAPLRRKTRSLPERSHNAGSNASRSVYFPAPSKSGLSRLRSAEFSSSEKPAAGLQNGDSRMDRGNSLPSMLEHKVYPYEVLVVTHRGRSKLPPGVDRTQLERHLSQEEFFSVFGMSIEQFDRLSLWKRNDLKKKVCLF; the protein is encoded by the exons ATGATGCCCAAG cAGCTGGCGCAGACGTCTCCGGGGAGTGTGTTGTCGCTCAGAGGCACCAGCGTCCCAGGATCCCCTGCTGCTGCCATCGTG GCCAGAGTGGAGGACGGGGTTATCGGCTATAAGGACTTGGCAGCCTTACCGAGAGACAAAGCCATCCTGGACATCGAGAGACCCGATCTGATGATCTACCAGCCGCACTACAGCTACAGTCCTCTGGAG AGGTCCTTGTCTCCTCGCTCcatctctcctcctccctccccagag aatcTGTCCAAGGAGACAAGGGAGTGGCTCGAGAGCCGATCACCTGGAGGGTCCTCGCCTGGTTCCACCATCCCGAGCACCAGAACCCACAGCACACACACCCCGTCAACGCCAAACACACCAACCACACCCAACGCACACTCGTCTGGTACTGTGAAGAGCACCGTGCAGCATTTCCACAGGCCAG aAAATGGTACCAACATCTACAAGAAGCCTCCCATCTACAAACAGG aTGTGTCGTCCTCTTCGGTCCCTCAGGGGAAACACATCGAGGATTTGATCATCGAGTCTTCAAAGTTTCCTGCAGCTCAGCCTCCAGACCCGAACCAGCCCTCCAAGATCGAGACCGACTACTGGCCCTGCCCCCCCTCGCTGGCCGTGATTG CAGAAAAGGAATGGAAGAGGAAGGAGCAGAAAgtcgaggaggaggaggatggagagcTGGATGATGAGCTGTGGGGACTCAGAAAGCTTCAGAAGCAAGAGCTGAACAAG ATTCAGTCTAATCTGGGCAAAATCATCCTGAAGGAGGAGCTGGAGAAGTCTGCAGCGCCTCTGAGGAGGAAAACCCGCTCTTTACCAGAGCGCAGCCACAACGccg GGTCCAACGCCTCCAGGTCCGTGTATTTCCCAGCGCCCTCTAAGAGCGGCCTGTCCAGG ctgCGCTCGGCCGAGTTCAGCTCCTCGGAGAAACCTGCTGCAG gGCTTCAG aACGGGGACTCGAGGATGGACAGAGGGAACTCTCTCCCCAGCATGCTGGAGCACAAG GTTTATCCCTACGAGGTGCTGGTGGTGACTCACAGAGGACGCAGCAAACTGCCCCCCGGTGTGGATCGGACACAGCTGGAG AGGCACCTCTCTCAGGAGGAGTTCTTCAGTGTTTTCGGGATGTCCATCGAGCAGTTCGATCGCCTCTCCCTCTGGAAGAGGAACGACCTGAAAAAAAAGGTCTGTCTCTTCTGA
- the LOC113033314 gene encoding dematin isoform X1 — protein MMPKQQLAQTSPGSVLSLRGTSVPGSPAAAIVARVEDGVIGYKDLAALPRDKAILDIERPDLMIYQPHYSYSPLERSLSPRSISPPPSPENLSKETREWLESRSPGGSSPGSTIPSTRTHSTHTPSTPNTPTTPNAHSSGTVKSTVQHFHRPENGTNIYKKPPIYKQDVSSSSVPQGKHIEDLIIESSKFPAAQPPDPNQPSKIETDYWPCPPSLAVIAEKEWKRKEQKVEEEEDGELDDELWGLRKLQKQELNKIQSNLGKIILKEELEKSAAPLRRKTRSLPERSHNAGSNASRSVYFPAPSKSGLSRLRSAEFSSSEKPAAGLQNGDSRMDRGNSLPSMLEHKVYPYEVLVVTHRGRSKLPPGVDRTQLERHLSQEEFFSVFGMSIEQFDRLSLWKRNDLKKKVCLF, from the exons ATGATGCCCAAG cagcAGCTGGCGCAGACGTCTCCGGGGAGTGTGTTGTCGCTCAGAGGCACCAGCGTCCCAGGATCCCCTGCTGCTGCCATCGTG GCCAGAGTGGAGGACGGGGTTATCGGCTATAAGGACTTGGCAGCCTTACCGAGAGACAAAGCCATCCTGGACATCGAGAGACCCGATCTGATGATCTACCAGCCGCACTACAGCTACAGTCCTCTGGAG AGGTCCTTGTCTCCTCGCTCcatctctcctcctccctccccagag aatcTGTCCAAGGAGACAAGGGAGTGGCTCGAGAGCCGATCACCTGGAGGGTCCTCGCCTGGTTCCACCATCCCGAGCACCAGAACCCACAGCACACACACCCCGTCAACGCCAAACACACCAACCACACCCAACGCACACTCGTCTGGTACTGTGAAGAGCACCGTGCAGCATTTCCACAGGCCAG aAAATGGTACCAACATCTACAAGAAGCCTCCCATCTACAAACAGG aTGTGTCGTCCTCTTCGGTCCCTCAGGGGAAACACATCGAGGATTTGATCATCGAGTCTTCAAAGTTTCCTGCAGCTCAGCCTCCAGACCCGAACCAGCCCTCCAAGATCGAGACCGACTACTGGCCCTGCCCCCCCTCGCTGGCCGTGATTG CAGAAAAGGAATGGAAGAGGAAGGAGCAGAAAgtcgaggaggaggaggatggagagcTGGATGATGAGCTGTGGGGACTCAGAAAGCTTCAGAAGCAAGAGCTGAACAAG ATTCAGTCTAATCTGGGCAAAATCATCCTGAAGGAGGAGCTGGAGAAGTCTGCAGCGCCTCTGAGGAGGAAAACCCGCTCTTTACCAGAGCGCAGCCACAACGccg GGTCCAACGCCTCCAGGTCCGTGTATTTCCCAGCGCCCTCTAAGAGCGGCCTGTCCAGG ctgCGCTCGGCCGAGTTCAGCTCCTCGGAGAAACCTGCTGCAG gGCTTCAG aACGGGGACTCGAGGATGGACAGAGGGAACTCTCTCCCCAGCATGCTGGAGCACAAG GTTTATCCCTACGAGGTGCTGGTGGTGACTCACAGAGGACGCAGCAAACTGCCCCCCGGTGTGGATCGGACACAGCTGGAG AGGCACCTCTCTCAGGAGGAGTTCTTCAGTGTTTTCGGGATGTCCATCGAGCAGTTCGATCGCCTCTCCCTCTGGAAGAGGAACGACCTGAAAAAAAAGGTCTGTCTCTTCTGA